A genomic segment from Methanoplanus limicola DSM 2279 encodes:
- the modA gene encoding molybdate ABC transporter substrate-binding protein, translating to MKRELLLVFTVFAAFALILGAGCVSGNSGDEKDVGAQASGGEGVSEESLIVYCGAGLREPMDNIAADFEEQENVKIKFTYGGSAQLLSQIELLQEGDAYMPGARSYIQSAIDKGFVSDSNDVVYHVMTIAVPKGNPKNITCLEDLTNEGVRVGIGEPDGPAVGSAAKKLLDKNGLWEDIQDNIVVQSGTVNELLVYLNMGQTDAVIIWEDLLNEENMEKVDIPVSSGFVKVVPVGMLTFTEKEDTAKKFIDFVSSDAGKAYFEEAGFDTYPCDKYSEL from the coding sequence ATGAAAAGAGAGCTATTATTGGTTTTTACTGTTTTTGCAGCCTTTGCACTGATTCTTGGTGCAGGCTGTGTCTCCGGAAATTCCGGAGATGAGAAGGATGTGGGGGCACAGGCCTCCGGTGGCGAAGGAGTATCTGAAGAGTCACTTATTGTTTACTGCGGCGCCGGTCTTCGTGAGCCGATGGACAATATAGCAGCGGATTTTGAAGAGCAGGAGAATGTTAAGATTAAGTTTACCTATGGTGGATCTGCCCAGCTCCTCTCACAGATTGAACTCCTGCAGGAAGGGGATGCCTACATGCCGGGTGCAAGATCCTACATACAGTCTGCTATAGACAAGGGTTTTGTATCTGATAGCAATGATGTTGTCTATCATGTAATGACAATAGCAGTTCCAAAGGGCAACCCTAAGAATATTACATGCCTTGAGGATCTCACAAATGAAGGTGTCAGAGTTGGAATTGGCGAACCTGACGGCCCTGCGGTTGGAAGTGCGGCCAAGAAGCTCCTTGACAAGAATGGTCTGTGGGAGGACATTCAGGACAATATCGTTGTTCAGTCGGGAACAGTAAATGAACTGCTTGTCTATCTTAATATGGGTCAGACAGATGCTGTAATCATCTGGGAAGACCTTTTGAATGAAGAGAATATGGAGAAGGTTGATATTCCTGTAAGTTCCGGTTTCGTAAAAGTTGTTCCGGTTGGAATGCTGACATTTACAGAGAAAGAGGATACAGCAAAGAAATTTATTGATTTCGTATCTTCAGATGCCGGGAAGGCCTACTTTGAGGAAGCAGGTTTTGACACTTATCCATGTGATAAGTATTCAGAACTTTAA
- the modA gene encoding molybdate ABC transporter substrate-binding protein has protein sequence MRKGLIRYSAIALLIAVIMVCGCTSGEAKDNRADTGSASEESLIVYCGAGLRVPMETAAEVFEEKDGIKIKYSYGGAAQLLSQMELLGEGDLYMPGAKAYLDSAAEKGFISDTRDVVYHVIAIAVEKGNPKNITCLKDLTRDGVRVGIGEPDGPAVGKAAKKIFEKNEMWESVQDNIVVQSGTVNELLVFLKMDQADAVVIWEDLLNPEDMEIVNIPVKEGFVKVVPIATLEFSEHPENAVKFMEFVSSDEGKEIFTNAGFDTYPCEKYAGVQ, from the coding sequence ATGAGAAAGGGTTTAATCCGGTATTCAGCAATTGCACTTTTAATTGCTGTTATTATGGTCTGTGGCTGTACATCAGGTGAAGCGAAGGATAACAGGGCAGATACTGGATCTGCTTCGGAAGAGTCACTGATAGTTTACTGCGGTGCAGGACTCCGTGTTCCAATGGAGACCGCTGCGGAGGTATTTGAGGAGAAGGACGGTATAAAGATCAAATATTCATATGGGGGTGCGGCACAGCTGCTCTCACAGATGGAACTTTTAGGAGAAGGAGACCTCTACATGCCGGGTGCAAAGGCATACCTTGACTCCGCGGCAGAGAAGGGCTTTATCTCGGATACCAGAGATGTCGTGTACCATGTTATAGCAATAGCAGTGGAGAAAGGCAATCCTAAGAATATTACATGCCTTAAAGACCTGACCCGTGATGGCGTAAGGGTTGGTATCGGTGAACCTGACGGCCCTGCGGTCGGAAAAGCTGCAAAGAAGATCTTTGAGAAGAATGAAATGTGGGAGAGTGTCCAGGACAATATTGTTGTCCAGTCCGGCACTGTCAATGAACTGCTTGTATTCCTTAAGATGGATCAGGCTGATGCGGTTGTAATCTGGGAAGATCTTTTAAATCCGGAAGATATGGAAATTGTCAATATTCCGGTTAAGGAGGGTTTTGTAAAGGTTGTACCTATTGCAACGCTTGAGTTCAGTGAACATCCTGAGAATGCGGTAAAGTTCATGGAATTTGTATCGTCTGATGAAGGAAAAGAGATTTTCACTAATGCTGGTTTTGATACATACCCCTGTGAAAAGTATGCGGGAGTCCAGTAA
- a CDS encoding putative sulfate/molybdate transporter: MLNKIKGIRFNLNEAAGSVGDFGTILPIIFGVAVVTDINLGTILLFFAVWYTLVGILYRLPVPVEPMKAIGAIVIAEGLTSPEIAASGIIIGIIFIATGYLRGMSKVQKWIPKNVIRGIQAGLALLLLKTSLNFVVNDIFYSAVSVIIILIFLLITMKTAFPDLSALIVVGIGIAAGILTAGIPEMSFITLPQIIIPDVNDFAFSSWNLVIPQIPLTLTNAILATSLLAHDLFKKDINPDNLSKTIGFMNLISCPLGGFPMCHGAGGMAAMHRFGARTGGSNIIAGVIFLAMALFFAKPEMLGIIPLGIFGGLLIFAAIPLLKASANTDSVMVTAITAILAPFAGMTVAFITGMLLAYIEIYRKKGIKQSDTKI, translated from the coding sequence TTGCTGAATAAAATCAAAGGGATCAGATTTAATCTGAACGAGGCAGCAGGCTCTGTTGGTGACTTCGGCACAATTCTGCCGATAATATTCGGTGTTGCAGTAGTAACTGACATAAATCTCGGCACAATATTACTCTTTTTCGCCGTCTGGTACACTCTGGTCGGGATATTATACCGGCTTCCCGTGCCTGTCGAACCGATGAAGGCTATAGGTGCAATAGTTATTGCCGAAGGGCTGACATCTCCTGAGATTGCGGCATCAGGAATAATAATCGGAATAATATTCATTGCAACAGGATATCTGAGGGGAATGTCAAAGGTACAGAAATGGATTCCAAAAAACGTAATCAGGGGAATTCAGGCAGGGCTTGCACTTCTGCTCCTTAAAACATCCCTGAATTTTGTTGTAAACGATATCTTCTATTCAGCAGTTTCAGTCATTATAATTCTCATATTCCTCCTTATAACAATGAAGACCGCATTTCCTGATCTCTCGGCACTGATAGTGGTCGGAATCGGAATTGCAGCAGGAATCCTGACAGCCGGAATTCCGGAAATGAGCTTTATTACACTTCCGCAGATAATAATTCCGGATGTAAACGACTTTGCATTCTCATCATGGAATCTTGTCATACCCCAGATCCCGCTTACTCTTACCAATGCAATTCTTGCAACATCGCTGCTGGCACACGATCTCTTTAAGAAGGATATTAATCCGGATAATTTATCAAAAACGATAGGTTTTATGAATCTGATATCCTGCCCTCTGGGAGGATTTCCAATGTGCCACGGGGCAGGAGGAATGGCGGCAATGCACCGCTTCGGTGCAAGAACGGGAGGCAGCAATATAATTGCCGGAGTAATTTTCCTTGCCATGGCACTTTTTTTTGCAAAGCCCGAGATGCTTGGCATAATTCCTTTAGGGATATTTGGAGGACTGTTAATCTTTGCCGCAATTCCGCTTCTGAAGGCATCGGCAAATACAGACTCCGTGATGGTGACTGCAATAACAGCAATTCTTGCACCATTTGCCGGAATGACCGTTGCGTTCATCACCGGAATGCTGCTTGCGTATATTGAGATATACAGAAAGAAAGGTATTAAGCAGTCAGATACAAAGATTTGA
- a CDS encoding ABC transporter ATP-binding protein, translating into MIEFDNVNLSLGSFSLYDVSMKINKGEYFFIIGPSGAGKTILLETIAGLHLPDSGRVLIRGEDVFLKPPEKRDIALVYQDYSLFPHMTIFDNVAFGLRMAKKSKAEVKESVDKMLKHFGISHLSKRKPLTMSGGEQQRVALARALIVNPEILLLDEPLSAMDPVNRDRFIKDLDSIHKEFGITIVQVTHSREEAIALADRIAVIADGRLEQTGSLAEVFNTPASPVVARMAGIDNIFDGIITDLGGDGTCTIDIEGVSLRASYSGYVGNDVNLYIHSSDIILSGEMPQNSGCNILEGKIEGIFQRNNYFRIVIDCGISVYSSLSPREMATRSLKPGMEVYLTFSPDDIHITSARKS; encoded by the coding sequence ATGATAGAATTTGATAATGTAAACCTCTCACTTGGCAGTTTCAGCCTCTATGATGTCTCAATGAAGATCAATAAAGGCGAATATTTCTTTATAATCGGACCTTCAGGTGCAGGTAAGACAATTCTTCTTGAGACCATAGCCGGACTTCACCTGCCCGATTCAGGAAGGGTTCTGATAAGGGGTGAGGATGTCTTCTTAAAACCTCCGGAGAAGAGGGATATCGCTCTTGTATATCAGGACTATTCCCTCTTCCCGCATATGACCATCTTTGACAATGTCGCTTTCGGGCTCAGGATGGCGAAGAAGAGTAAGGCAGAGGTTAAGGAATCCGTTGATAAAATGCTGAAGCATTTTGGAATCAGCCACCTCAGTAAAAGAAAACCTCTTACCATGAGCGGCGGTGAACAGCAGAGGGTTGCCCTTGCACGGGCACTTATTGTAAATCCTGAAATTCTGCTCCTGGATGAACCGCTCTCTGCAATGGACCCTGTGAACCGTGACCGGTTTATTAAAGACCTTGACAGCATTCACAAAGAGTTTGGAATAACCATAGTTCAGGTGACACATTCAAGAGAGGAGGCGATAGCCCTTGCAGACAGAATTGCAGTTATTGCCGACGGGAGGCTTGAGCAGACCGGAAGTCTGGCTGAGGTATTTAATACGCCTGCTTCTCCTGTTGTTGCCAGAATGGCTGGTATTGACAATATATTTGACGGAATTATTACAGATTTAGGCGGTGACGGCACCTGCACAATTGACATTGAAGGCGTCAGCTTAAGGGCCTCGTATTCAGGATATGTGGGTAATGATGTAAATCTCTACATTCACTCATCCGATATAATCCTGAGCGGGGAGATGCCTCAGAATTCCGGATGTAATATTTTAGAAGGTAAAATTGAGGGAATATTTCAGAGAAATAATTATTTCAGGATAGTTATTGACTGCGGCATATCTGTTTATTCCTCCCTCTCTCCAAGAGAAATGGCCACGAGAAGTTTAAAACCGGGAATGGAGGTTTACCTGACCTTCAGTCCGGATGACATTCATATTACATCTGCCAGAAAATCTTAA
- a CDS encoding ABC transporter permease subunit codes for MGFFRKCLKYWYYINTVREGFEKVPVHLENVARTLGATRFAAFRKIVLPLSVRHIFSGSVLAWGRAIGEFAAVIMIAYYPMIISTLIYYRFTTSGLKESSTIAFIIIVICFVVFATLRLLIKRLEGYDERV; via the coding sequence ATGGGGTTTTTCAGGAAATGTTTAAAGTACTGGTATTACATAAACACAGTCCGGGAGGGTTTTGAAAAGGTGCCCGTACATCTTGAGAATGTGGCCCGGACACTTGGGGCAACGAGATTTGCAGCATTCAGGAAGATTGTCCTTCCGTTAAGTGTAAGGCACATCTTCAGCGGCAGTGTTCTTGCCTGGGGCCGGGCGATAGGGGAGTTTGCAGCAGTAATAATGATAGCATATTATCCGATGATAATCTCAACGCTCATATATTACCGGTTCACAACAAGCGGCTTAAAGGAGAGCAGCACTATTGCATTTATTATAATTGTAATCTGCTTTGTTGTCTTTGCAACACTCAGACTGCTGATAAAACGCTTGGAGGGGTATGATGAGAGAGTCTGA
- a CDS encoding transposase, with amino-acid sequence MANNCQNIGKSELNKENKLGNLEPICALVEGNVTLTGGRNYDSLTLIRGAIATACSNNSISGFAKMTEGLPSHTTCLKKLHGLNMEELTLNTPKMLLKAGKGILKKGQKYDFAIDITLIPYYGKKDKENPKSPIVGGKRKASTNYFVGYLTFSVVNMDKHLILQVIPLFRDSTNLTAIKNCVDLIYGYGFKIKSLMLDREFYSAEIFSYLKESEIPHIVPVKKNSDELKRQLKGKKSKSFEYVINAKSKNKLKCKVKIVDRVIYMKGKKGKKGALHRAFVVYKINTSPQSISERYRHRFAIESTYVINNKFKVRTSTKDHVVRFFYYLIACIIQNFWVLTKWKRFAKIQRGPKVIDRDKFPLNHYLAIIFEESMTHFRILRIDEIAIS; translated from the coding sequence ATGGCAAATAATTGTCAAAATATAGGCAAATCAGAGCTTAATAAAGAAAATAAGCTTGGAAACCTTGAACCGATATGCGCTCTTGTTGAGGGGAATGTAACCTTAACAGGTGGCAGAAACTATGATAGTCTAACGTTGATTCGGGGAGCTATCGCTACGGCATGTTCTAATAACTCAATATCCGGTTTTGCAAAAATGACGGAAGGACTACCGTCCCATACGACTTGTCTAAAAAAACTTCATGGCCTTAATATGGAGGAATTGACACTAAATACTCCAAAAATGCTTTTAAAAGCGGGAAAAGGAATCCTTAAGAAAGGTCAGAAGTATGATTTTGCAATTGATATAACGCTAATTCCATATTATGGGAAAAAGGATAAAGAAAATCCTAAATCTCCAATTGTAGGTGGAAAAAGAAAGGCATCGACAAATTATTTTGTTGGATACCTGACATTCTCGGTTGTAAATATGGATAAGCACCTTATACTTCAGGTTATTCCTTTGTTTAGAGATTCCACTAACCTCACCGCAATAAAGAATTGTGTTGATTTAATTTATGGATATGGATTCAAGATCAAATCTCTGATGCTTGACCGTGAGTTTTACTCTGCTGAAATCTTCAGTTACCTTAAGGAATCTGAAATTCCTCACATAGTGCCTGTTAAGAAGAACAGTGATGAACTCAAAAGGCAGCTGAAGGGAAAGAAATCAAAATCATTTGAATATGTTATAAACGCCAAATCGAAGAATAAGCTAAAATGTAAGGTGAAAATTGTTGATCGTGTCATTTACATGAAAGGTAAAAAGGGTAAAAAAGGTGCTCTTCATCGTGCTTTTGTTGTGTACAAAATTAATACTTCCCCACAATCAATTAGTGAGCGATACAGGCATAGATTTGCCATTGAATCAACATATGTCATTAATAATAAATTCAAAGTAAGAACATCCACCAAAGATCATGTGGTGAGATTTTTTTATTATCTAATTGCATGCATAATTCAGAATTTTTGGGTTTTAACAAAATGGAAGCGATTTGCAAAGATTCAGAGAGGACCAAAAGTAATAGACAGGGACAAATTCCCCTTAAATCATTATCTTGCCATCATATTTGAAGAAAGTATGACTCATTTTCGTATATTAAGGATTGATGAAATTGCTATAAGCTGA
- the wtpA gene encoding tungstate ABC transporter substrate-binding protein WtpA — MGFFLVAALICATVMMCGCTGTGDNTPAVTPTEASTAQATAQPTAAQETSEKSTLKVFHAGSLASPMEQMEAAYEAEYTDVDVQLYSGGSTKLAKEIVELGKVADVYASADYSLIPGLMVPDYADWYVTFAKNRMVLCYTDKSKYADEVTADNWYEILGKDDVAWAFSDPNLDPCGYRSLMVIQLAEVNYNDDMIFDNLVGARSGISHSFEDGVATIHAKDPAPVYPLSIDEKSVNLIAGLEAGNLDYAWEYMSVAEQNADSGVKYIELPEAIDLSSISYADAYAKVQIETEGGMMVGKPIVYGATVPTTADQPENGDKFVAMLIGETGQKIMKDAGQPPIVPATGFLDIPSSLSALVEMSS, encoded by the coding sequence ATGGGATTTTTTCTGGTTGCTGCACTGATATGTGCAACAGTCATGATGTGTGGATGCACAGGCACAGGAGATAACACTCCGGCCGTGACACCCACAGAGGCATCAACGGCACAGGCAACTGCGCAGCCAACCGCTGCACAGGAGACATCTGAAAAGAGTACTCTTAAGGTATTCCATGCCGGAAGTCTGGCAAGCCCTATGGAGCAGATGGAAGCGGCTTACGAGGCTGAATATACTGATGTTGATGTGCAGCTCTACTCCGGCGGCAGCACAAAGCTTGCAAAGGAGATAGTCGAGCTTGGAAAGGTAGCTGATGTCTATGCATCTGCTGACTATTCATTAATTCCGGGCCTGATGGTCCCTGACTATGCAGACTGGTATGTTACATTTGCAAAGAACAGAATGGTTCTCTGTTATACGGACAAGAGCAAATATGCAGATGAAGTAACTGCTGACAACTGGTATGAGATTCTCGGAAAGGACGATGTCGCATGGGCATTCTCAGATCCAAACCTTGACCCGTGCGGTTACAGGTCACTTATGGTAATTCAGCTTGCTGAGGTAAACTACAATGACGATATGATCTTTGACAACCTTGTCGGAGCGAGAAGCGGCATTTCACACTCATTTGAAGACGGAGTGGCCACTATCCATGCAAAAGATCCGGCACCTGTTTATCCGCTCTCAATAGATGAGAAGAGTGTAAACCTCATTGCAGGACTTGAGGCAGGAAACCTTGACTATGCATGGGAATACATGAGCGTTGCAGAACAGAATGCAGATTCCGGTGTTAAATACATTGAACTTCCGGAAGCAATCGATCTCTCATCCATCAGCTATGCAGATGCATATGCAAAGGTTCAGATCGAGACCGAAGGCGGAATGATGGTAGGAAAGCCTATTGTATATGGTGCTACTGTTCCAACAACCGCAGATCAGCCTGAAAACGGAGATAAATTCGTTGCTATGCTCATCGGTGAGACCGGACAGAAGATCATGAAAGATGCAGGACAGCCTCCGATTGTTCCTGCAACAGGATTCCTTGATATTCCTTCCTCACTTTCAGCACTTGTTGAAATGAGCAGCTAA
- a CDS encoding ABC transporter ATP-binding protein, whose protein sequence is MIEIDNIHKSFEANNVLKGVYADINKGEIFTIIGPSGQGKSTLLRILNTLERPTSGQIFFDSNDLFSGKKTPVEVRRRMSMVFQKTAVFDMNVFDNIAIGLKYRGYSKTDINETVNRALDEIGLSGYGGRSAKTLSGGEMQRVALARAIVSKPDVLYLDEPTASLDPVNTEKIEDLILHYNKEYGTTIVMSTHDMLQGQRLSDRIGVMMDGRFLQIAAPDEIFSRPGNENVARFIGINNVFYGTVREKYGDGVNGILKSGNVSLIVKSEFKFGDRVAFCIRPEEITVHNHRAEPVKGRNILAGKISGIHRQGRMMYADIDAGIRISAMVTWEQYEGSGFEEGDEVMISFKPRSVFVMGKV, encoded by the coding sequence ATGATTGAGATTGATAATATCCATAAAAGTTTTGAGGCCAATAATGTCTTAAAAGGTGTTTATGCCGATATAAATAAGGGTGAAATATTCACAATAATCGGTCCATCAGGTCAGGGAAAATCAACACTCTTAAGAATTCTCAATACTCTTGAAAGGCCAACGTCCGGTCAGATTTTTTTTGACAGCAACGACCTTTTTTCCGGAAAAAAAACGCCTGTGGAAGTAAGAAGGCGTATGTCTATGGTCTTTCAGAAGACTGCTGTCTTTGATATGAATGTCTTTGATAATATTGCAATCGGGCTTAAATATCGAGGTTACAGTAAAACCGACATCAATGAAACTGTAAACCGGGCACTTGATGAGATTGGACTGTCAGGGTATGGCGGGAGAAGTGCTAAAACACTTTCCGGAGGGGAGATGCAGAGAGTTGCCCTTGCAAGGGCAATTGTCTCAAAACCGGATGTTCTCTATCTGGACGAACCAACTGCAAGCCTTGATCCTGTAAATACCGAGAAGATCGAGGACCTGATCCTGCACTACAATAAGGAATATGGCACCACGATTGTCATGTCAACCCATGACATGCTCCAGGGCCAGAGACTTTCAGACAGAATCGGTGTTATGATGGATGGAAGATTCCTCCAGATTGCAGCTCCGGATGAGATATTTTCAAGACCTGGCAATGAGAATGTTGCACGTTTTATTGGAATAAATAATGTCTTTTACGGGACTGTCAGGGAAAAATACGGCGACGGGGTCAATGGCATCTTAAAATCCGGAAATGTGAGTCTTATCGTTAAAAGTGAATTTAAATTCGGTGACAGGGTAGCATTCTGCATCAGGCCTGAAGAGATCACTGTTCATAATCACAGGGCAGAACCTGTAAAGGGCAGGAATATACTGGCCGGGAAAATTTCCGGCATTCACCGGCAGGGAAGAATGATGTACGCTGATATTGATGCCGGGATAAGAATCAGTGCCATGGTAACCTGGGAACAGTATGAGGGCAGTGGATTTGAAGAAGGAGATGAAGTTATGATCTCATTTAAACCGAGGTCCGTTTTTGTTATGGGTAAGGTGTGA
- a CDS encoding ABC transporter permease, producing the protein MNYIIEGIYQAFVLIITLNPEVVDITIRTLTITLGATLIASILCIPLGIYIAFNEFYGRKTLISVIQTLYALPTVVVGLVMYMILSNNGPLGFLDLLFTSTGVMLGQVVLILPIITGLTISALSNLDSTIRDTIVSLGATTGQFFSSMILEARFAIMSAVIMGFSRAISEVGAAIMIGGNIKGHTRILTTAITLETNIGNFSLSVALGIILLLIALTVTMIVSRFQQS; encoded by the coding sequence ATGAATTATATTATTGAGGGTATTTATCAGGCCTTTGTATTGATTATCACCCTGAATCCTGAAGTAGTGGATATCACAATCAGGACACTGACGATAACGCTTGGTGCAACCCTTATTGCCTCGATATTATGTATCCCGCTTGGAATTTATATTGCCTTTAATGAGTTTTATGGCCGGAAAACTCTGATCAGTGTCATCCAGACATTATATGCCCTGCCTACAGTTGTTGTTGGTCTTGTGATGTACATGATCCTCTCCAATAACGGCCCTCTGGGGTTTCTTGACCTTTTATTCACTTCTACAGGTGTTATGCTTGGTCAGGTTGTACTGATCCTTCCGATAATTACCGGACTTACAATATCTGCCCTGTCAAACCTCGACTCAACAATCCGTGACACAATAGTCTCCCTTGGCGCAACTACAGGTCAGTTCTTCTCATCAATGATTCTTGAGGCAAGATTTGCAATAATGTCCGCCGTAATTATGGGTTTTTCACGTGCGATATCAGAAGTCGGTGCCGCAATAATGATTGGAGGCAATATAAAGGGCCACACAAGAATTCTTACTACTGCAATTACACTTGAAACCAATATAGGCAATTTTTCACTCTCAGTTGCACTCGGAATTATTCTCCTGCTTATTGCACTGACTGTCACAATGATTGTATCCAGATTTCAGCAGAGTTGA
- a CDS encoding substrate-binding domain-containing protein: MEIKNFKVLAILLLSAFACVMLTAGCTGTDGSAQTANPTATAEQTVAATPAPAEAAQKEYADNELLIATTTSLYATGLLDQLAGEFMNDTGVDIKITAVGTGTALEYGANGDVDLIMVHDRARENAFIEDGSGTDRRVFGYNYFEIVGPESDPAGIKGMAPTEALETILAKGSEGAEGVKFVSRGDSSGTHGKEKALWSVAGYDYAEYEPVWVKEDWYVEAGTGMGGTLTMADEMDAYTLTDIGTYLKYQGDGTINLAELVNEGDDLINIYGAILVNPDKYPDTNVEVGKDWVNYLITDDVQDEIKVFGVKDYGQPLFFPAMGALDVLSPSGVTQDEISAPIA, from the coding sequence ATGGAGATTAAGAATTTTAAGGTTCTGGCAATTCTTCTTCTGTCTGCATTTGCATGTGTGATGCTTACAGCAGGATGTACAGGAACTGATGGTTCAGCACAGACTGCAAATCCCACTGCAACCGCAGAGCAGACTGTAGCAGCAACTCCGGCTCCGGCCGAAGCTGCCCAGAAAGAGTACGCAGACAACGAACTGCTTATTGCAACCACAACAAGTCTTTATGCAACAGGTCTTCTTGATCAGCTCGCAGGAGAGTTCATGAACGATACCGGCGTTGACATTAAGATCACAGCAGTAGGCACCGGAACAGCCCTTGAATACGGTGCAAACGGTGATGTTGATCTCATTATGGTCCACGACCGTGCAAGAGAAAACGCATTTATTGAAGACGGCTCAGGCACTGACCGCAGGGTATTTGGCTACAATTATTTTGAAATCGTAGGCCCTGAGAGTGACCCTGCCGGAATTAAAGGCATGGCCCCGACAGAGGCTCTTGAAACAATTCTTGCAAAAGGCAGTGAAGGCGCTGAAGGCGTGAAGTTTGTCTCCCGTGGCGACAGCTCAGGAACACACGGCAAAGAGAAGGCACTCTGGTCTGTAGCAGGCTATGACTATGCCGAGTATGAACCTGTCTGGGTAAAAGAAGACTGGTATGTTGAGGCCGGCACAGGAATGGGCGGTACACTCACAATGGCAGACGAGATGGACGCTTACACTCTAACCGATATCGGAACCTACCTTAAATATCAGGGAGACGGAACTATCAACCTTGCAGAACTTGTAAATGAAGGCGATGACCTGATTAACATCTACGGCGCTATACTTGTAAATCCGGATAAATATCCTGACACCAATGTTGAAGTCGGAAAGGACTGGGTTAACTACCTGATTACTGATGATGTTCAGGACGAAATTAAGGTATTTGGCGTAAAAGATTACGGTCAGCCACTCTTCTTCCCTGCAATGGGCGCTTTGGATGTGCTCTCACCTTCAGGTGTAACACAGGACGAGATCTCCGCACCGATTGCCTGA